From a single Nostoc sp. MS1 genomic region:
- a CDS encoding ATP-binding sensor histidine kinase — protein MQIADYKIIELAHSGAVTNIYRATQVTNNTSFILKVLPEEKFSLETIARFKHEHSISANLDHPHIVKLLNLETYNQQLVLIFEDFDGVSLKQYIESHKPCLQLTLQVAIAITRALVYIHDNQIIHKDIKPANIIIKNTENLIIKLTDFSIASRLGKETPQLVNPNQLEGTLDYMSPEQTGRMNRNLDYRTDFYSLGITLYEMLTGQLPFISDEPIELVYAHIAKEAKPIQQLVADIPPIVVSIVNKLMAKNAEDRYQSARGLLADLEQCLSQIDSTGTIVDFIPGRLDVLSQLLIPQKLYGRENQVEQLLQSFTRISHGNSELVLVSGYSGIGKTSVINEVNKLITKSKGYFISGKCDQFKRDIPYLSLAQAFSSLVSQLLTESTEKLEVWRNHILQAVCSDGQVIIDIIPEVELIIGKQPQVSELGYSESQNRFNRVFKNFIQVFYSCEHPLVIFLDDLQWADAATLKLIELLLCDVNIKYLLVIGAYRDNEVNTAHPLMNTIAEINQFGVVINNIVLQPLELNDVVNLVVDTLNEDTNRCYPLAKLIFQKTAGNPFFITQLIKALHQELLLVFDFSEQQWYWDIEKIITVGISDQSVVELLAKRLKRLPLNTQKVIQLAACIGDKFSLDVLSLVNEKSVFDTAKEIDAALQTGLILPLNEAYRLPLLFHPEDSISFDSRQIIYKFLHDRVQQAAYSLIPHEEKKFTHIKIGQLLLANTPDTEIESQIFDIVNQLNKSIDIIQDESQKSQLAKLNLIAGRKAKKATAYEPAFHYFQISISILDREAWKKNYNLTCQLYQEAAEVAYLCGQFEKMHYLVDSVIENAHQLTEKIKVYNLKILTAIAQKQLQKAVQIGLDLLNRIGVNLPEEPADDFVHQTLIDTNSLIPSNNIQSLLQLPEMTDSNAIAAMEILDTVSTAAYSASPKLMLLINLTRVQLSLKHGRCVFSPIAYAAYGLILCGVLNDREMGYEFGKLALNLAKNINSTIHGKVLFYISNFIFHWKIHLRETLQFSKLGSKCSLEGGDLEYTAWSYQFECRSLYWQGEELSSLKQKIENDIDLICQTKQEQPLSHQYLLYQVVLNLMDYAEDACSLIGKTYNEQESLTQYQDSNDALAIFFLNLYKLVLYYLFGKYEKASCHAVIVSKYIDSAVAQLVVPIFYFYDSLTQLAIYTNHTDAQQKNILLRVQSNQEKMQQWAELAPMNYLHKYYLVAAELYRLQGQTYQAMDYYDRAIALAQEHGYIQEAALANELTASFYSQLGRKKLAKNYLDEAYSHYLCWGAIAKVKDLEQRHPHLLTRIAKSTSSSISITKSSTTSTKSLSLDISTVVKASQALSSEIVMASFLEKLMFLVKENAGAQKVFFIAQEKQQLLIEGSLIEDGTVTTFQSIPITEKQILPASLINYVARTQTALVIDDVTHADNFHKDPYIVTYQPKSILVSPIIYQGKLSGILYLENNLTTHAFTKNRLEVLQILSAQAAISLENTRFYSTLETRVKERTQELEEKNQQLKTILGELRRTQAQLIHNEKMSSLGQLVAGVAHEINNPINFIYGNVTHISEYSQCLLNIVDFYQEKYPDSQDDLLEITDDSDIDFIKDDLPKLLSSIRTGAERIRDIVKSLRNFSRLDEAAIKQVDIHEGINNTCMILQQKLNNIKIIKQYGELPKITCDASQINQVFLHLLNNSIDAVSELEISQTAKGNQDLEYKPTIWIDTFINENQQIVVKITDNGVGIDNKIKDKVFDPFFTTKPVGKGTGLGLSISYQIMEKHQGSLECISSPGVETTFVMKLPISGK, from the coding sequence ATGCAAATTGCGGATTACAAGATTATAGAACTGGCCCATTCAGGAGCAGTTACTAATATTTACCGTGCTACGCAAGTTACAAATAATACTTCTTTTATTCTCAAGGTATTGCCAGAAGAAAAGTTTTCTTTAGAAACAATTGCCAGATTTAAACACGAACATTCTATTTCTGCTAACCTAGACCATCCTCATATTGTCAAACTACTAAATTTAGAAACTTATAATCAACAATTAGTATTAATCTTTGAAGATTTTGATGGCGTTAGTCTCAAACAGTATATAGAATCTCATAAACCATGCCTGCAACTTACTTTACAAGTAGCGATCGCTATCACTCGTGCTTTAGTCTATATTCATGACAACCAGATTATTCATAAAGATATTAAACCTGCCAATATCATTATTAAAAATACAGAAAATTTAATTATTAAACTGACTGACTTCAGCATTGCTTCTAGGTTAGGAAAGGAAACGCCACAACTTGTCAACCCCAACCAGCTAGAAGGAACGCTGGACTATATGTCCCCAGAACAGACGGGACGCATGAACCGTAACTTAGACTACCGTACTGACTTCTATTCATTAGGCATCACGTTGTACGAAATGCTTACCGGACAATTGCCTTTTATTAGCGATGAACCAATAGAGTTAGTATATGCGCATATTGCCAAGGAAGCTAAACCTATTCAACAGTTAGTAGCAGATATTCCGCCTATCGTAGTTAGTATTGTCAACAAGTTAATGGCCAAAAATGCGGAAGATAGATATCAAAGTGCTAGAGGCTTATTAGCTGATTTAGAACAATGTTTATCACAGATCGATTCTACAGGAACGATAGTTGACTTTATACCAGGTCGTCTAGATGTTCTTTCTCAGCTACTTATTCCCCAAAAGTTATACGGACGAGAAAATCAAGTTGAACAACTACTCCAATCATTTACTAGAATCAGTCATGGTAATAGTGAATTAGTATTAGTATCTGGTTACTCAGGTATAGGTAAAACTTCTGTTATTAATGAAGTTAACAAGCTCATTACCAAATCCAAGGGATACTTTATTAGTGGTAAATGTGATCAATTCAAGCGTGACATCCCCTATTTATCTCTTGCTCAGGCATTTTCTTCTTTAGTCAGTCAACTGTTAACAGAATCAACAGAAAAACTAGAAGTATGGCGTAATCATATACTGCAAGCTGTATGTAGTGACGGACAAGTAATTATTGATATTATACCAGAAGTTGAATTAATTATTGGCAAACAACCACAAGTATCTGAATTGGGGTATAGTGAATCACAAAATAGATTTAATCGCGTATTTAAAAACTTTATTCAAGTATTCTACTCTTGTGAACATCCATTAGTAATATTTTTAGATGATTTACAATGGGCAGATGCAGCAACTTTAAAATTAATAGAGTTGTTGCTTTGTGATGTTAATATTAAATACTTATTAGTCATTGGAGCATATCGTGATAATGAGGTAAACACAGCCCATCCTTTGATGAACACGATTGCAGAAATTAATCAGTTTGGTGTAGTTATAAATAATATTGTCCTGCAACCATTAGAATTAAATGATGTGGTTAATTTGGTTGTAGATACATTAAATGAAGATACTAATCGTTGCTACCCCTTAGCTAAATTAATCTTCCAAAAGACTGCTGGTAATCCCTTTTTTATCACTCAATTAATCAAGGCATTACATCAAGAACTACTATTAGTATTTGATTTTAGTGAACAACAGTGGTACTGGGATATAGAAAAAATTATTACTGTTGGTATTTCTGATCAAAGTGTAGTTGAATTACTAGCAAAACGCCTCAAACGTTTACCATTAAATACACAAAAAGTTATCCAATTAGCAGCTTGTATAGGCGATAAGTTTAGCCTAGATGTTTTGTCATTAGTAAATGAAAAATCAGTATTTGATACAGCAAAGGAAATTGATGCAGCACTACAAACTGGACTGATTTTACCGCTTAATGAAGCATATCGCCTACCTTTGTTATTCCATCCTGAAGATAGTATTTCGTTTGATAGTAGACAGATTATTTACAAATTTCTCCATGACAGAGTACAGCAAGCAGCATATTCATTAATTCCCCATGAAGAAAAGAAATTTACTCATATTAAAATAGGACAATTATTGCTGGCTAATACACCAGATACAGAGATAGAAAGCCAGATATTTGATATTGTTAACCAATTAAATAAAAGTATTGATATTATTCAGGATGAATCACAAAAATCTCAGTTAGCTAAATTAAACTTAATTGCTGGGCGTAAAGCAAAAAAAGCAACAGCTTATGAACCAGCTTTCCATTACTTTCAAATTAGTATAAGTATTTTAGATAGAGAAGCATGGAAAAAAAACTATAATCTCACCTGTCAATTGTATCAAGAAGCAGCAGAAGTTGCCTATCTATGCGGTCAATTTGAAAAAATGCACTATTTAGTAGATAGCGTGATTGAAAATGCTCATCAATTAACTGAAAAAATAAAAGTTTATAACTTAAAAATTCTGACAGCTATAGCTCAAAAGCAGTTACAAAAAGCTGTGCAAATTGGCTTAGATTTACTTAATCGTATAGGCGTTAATTTACCTGAAGAACCTGCCGATGATTTTGTACATCAAACATTAATAGACACAAATTCCTTAATTCCTAGCAATAATATTCAAAGCTTGCTCCAGCTACCAGAAATGACTGATAGTAATGCTATAGCTGCTATGGAAATTTTGGATACTGTTTCTACGGCGGCTTATTCAGCTTCTCCCAAATTGATGTTACTGATCAATTTAACGCGAGTACAACTGTCTTTAAAGCATGGTAGATGTGTTTTTTCGCCTATTGCTTATGCAGCTTATGGGTTAATTTTGTGTGGTGTGCTGAATGATAGAGAAATGGGTTATGAGTTTGGTAAGCTAGCACTAAATTTAGCGAAAAATATTAATTCTACTATTCATGGAAAAGTATTATTTTATATAAGTAATTTCATTTTTCACTGGAAAATTCATTTACGAGAAACTCTACAATTTTCTAAATTGGGTTCAAAATGTAGTTTGGAAGGTGGTGACTTAGAATATACAGCATGGTCTTACCAATTTGAATGTCGTTCTTTATATTGGCAAGGTGAAGAATTAAGTAGTCTTAAACAGAAAATAGAAAATGATATTGATTTAATCTGCCAAACTAAGCAAGAACAACCATTAAGTCATCAGTACTTACTTTATCAAGTAGTTTTAAACTTAATGGATTATGCTGAAGATGCTTGTAGTTTAATAGGAAAAACTTATAATGAGCAAGAGTCTCTGACTCAATATCAAGATAGCAATGATGCTTTAGCAATCTTCTTTTTAAATTTATATAAACTTGTGCTTTATTACTTATTTGGCAAGTATGAAAAAGCGAGTTGTCATGCGGTTATTGTAAGTAAATATATAGATAGTGCTGTCGCACAGCTTGTTGTGCCTATATTCTATTTTTATGATTCGCTAACACAACTAGCAATTTATACTAATCATACAGATGCTCAACAGAAAAATATCCTTTTGCGAGTACAAAGTAATCAAGAGAAAATGCAGCAATGGGCAGAATTAGCCCCAATGAATTACTTACACAAGTATTATTTAGTAGCAGCAGAATTATATCGTCTTCAGGGGCAGACATATCAAGCAATGGATTATTATGACAGAGCGATCGCACTAGCTCAAGAACATGGTTATATCCAAGAAGCTGCTTTAGCTAATGAACTAACTGCATCATTTTACAGCCAATTGGGGAGAAAAAAATTAGCTAAAAATTATCTTGATGAAGCTTATTCTCACTACCTTTGCTGGGGAGCGATCGCCAAAGTAAAAGATTTAGAACAGCGTCATCCTCATTTATTGACGAGAATAGCAAAATCAACATCATCTTCTATTAGTATTACTAAAAGTTCTACTACTTCTACAAAATCACTATCTTTAGATATCTCTACAGTAGTGAAAGCTTCTCAGGCATTAAGTAGTGAAATTGTTATGGCTAGCTTCCTTGAAAAACTGATGTTTTTAGTTAAGGAAAATGCAGGCGCACAAAAAGTATTTTTTATTGCTCAAGAAAAGCAGCAATTACTCATTGAAGGCTCTCTCATAGAAGATGGTACTGTTACAACATTTCAATCTATACCTATTACAGAAAAACAGATATTACCAGCATCTCTAATTAATTATGTAGCCCGAACGCAAACAGCACTGGTAATAGATGATGTAACTCATGCAGATAACTTCCATAAAGACCCCTACATTGTTACTTATCAGCCAAAATCTATTCTTGTATCACCGATTATCTATCAAGGAAAGCTGAGTGGTATTTTATATTTAGAAAATAATCTCACAACTCATGCTTTTACTAAAAATAGACTAGAAGTCTTACAAATTTTATCGGCACAAGCTGCAATTTCCCTAGAAAATACTCGTTTTTATTCAACTCTAGAAACTCGTGTTAAAGAACGTACACAAGAACTAGAAGAAAAGAATCAGCAATTAAAAACTATTTTAGGAGAATTAAGGCGTACTCAAGCTCAACTAATTCATAATGAAAAAATGTCTTCATTAGGGCAATTAGTAGCAGGTGTAGCTCATGAAATTAATAATCCGATTAATTTTATTTATGGTAATGTAACGCACATCTCAGAGTATAGTCAGTGTTTACTAAATATTGTTGATTTTTATCAAGAAAAATATCCCGACTCTCAAGATGATTTACTAGAAATAACAGATGATAGTGACATAGATTTTATCAAAGATGATTTGCCAAAACTGCTTAGTTCTATCAGAACAGGTGCAGAACGTATACGTGATATAGTTAAATCTTTACGTAACTTCTCGCGCTTAGATGAAGCAGCTATCAAACAGGTAGATATTCACGAGGGTATTAATAATACCTGTATGATATTACAGCAAAAGCTTAATAATATTAAAATTATTAAACAATATGGAGAATTACCTAAAATTACTTGTGACGCTAGCCAAATAAATCAAGTTTTTCTACATTTGCTCAATAATTCTATAGATGCTGTATCAGAATTAGAGATTAGTCAGACAGCAAAAGGAAATCAAGATTTAGAATATAAGCCGACTATTTGGATAGATACATTTATAAATGAAAATCAACAAATAGTTGTTAAGATTACTGACAATGGTGTAGGGATAGATAATAAAATCAAAGATAAAGTTTTTGATCCATTTTTTACCACAAAACCAGTTGGTAAAGGTACAGGCTTAGGTTTATCGATTAGCTACCAAATTATGGAGAAACATCAGGGTAGCTTAGAATGTATATCCTCACCAGGAGTTGAGACAACTTTTGTGATGAAATTGCCAATATCTGGGAAATAA